From Segatella copri, the proteins below share one genomic window:
- a CDS encoding 4-hydroxy-3-methylbut-2-en-1-yl diphosphate synthase, producing the protein MVDLFNYTRRASSVAHIGAIDLGGDNPIRIQSMTTTNTNDTEACVQQAEEIIKAGGELVRFTTQGSREAENMKNINAGIRADGYQTPLVADVHFNPNVADVAALYCEKVRVNPGNYVDPARKFIKQEYTDEEYAHELRKIEDRFVPFLNICKENHTAIRIGVNHGSLSDRIRNRYGDTPEGIVESCLEFLRICKKENFHDVVISIKSSNTVVMVRSMRLLVEEMEKEGMNYPLHLGVTEAGEGEDGRIKSAVGIGALLADGIGDTVRVSLSEEPAAEIPVARHLVDYIGKKKGHLMIPATACPSFDWLRPTRRETVAVVNIGGSNVPVVISNRINGESTACENKDATPDYIYIGGKMPKQFVAGQSYIVDYNVYETLNSKPETTGAKLYPIFPAMAMPLIASIKADVKFLTLQFGTPAEEYIACLKAHPEVVVICVSNHQNRLGDQRALVHEMMNAGLKNPVVFAEMYQHGKEEKSDFQLEAAADMGALMIDGLTDGIWLMNNGDIPAQTIDETAFGILQAARLRTSKTEYISCPGCGRTLYDLRETIAKIKEATKHLKGLKIGIMGCIVNGPGEMADADYGYVGAGPNRVSLYRKQVCVEKNIPQEVAVEHLLALIDSDKQ; encoded by the coding sequence ATGGTAGATTTATTCAATTATACCCGCCGTGCCTCTTCTGTGGCACATATCGGAGCCATCGACCTGGGTGGCGATAATCCTATCCGCATCCAGTCGATGACCACCACCAACACCAATGATACCGAGGCTTGCGTTCAACAAGCTGAGGAAATCATCAAGGCTGGTGGCGAGCTGGTGCGCTTCACCACTCAGGGTTCCCGCGAGGCAGAGAACATGAAAAACATCAATGCCGGCATCCGTGCCGACGGCTATCAGACTCCGCTCGTAGCCGATGTTCATTTCAATCCTAACGTTGCCGACGTGGCTGCTCTCTATTGTGAGAAAGTGCGCGTCAATCCTGGCAACTACGTGGATCCTGCCCGCAAGTTCATCAAGCAGGAATATACCGACGAGGAGTATGCCCACGAACTTCGGAAGATTGAGGATCGCTTCGTACCTTTCCTCAACATCTGCAAGGAGAACCATACTGCCATCCGCATCGGTGTGAACCACGGTTCACTCTCCGACCGCATCCGTAATCGCTACGGCGATACCCCTGAGGGCATCGTAGAGAGCTGTCTCGAGTTCCTGCGCATCTGCAAGAAGGAGAATTTCCACGATGTGGTTATCAGCATCAAGTCATCCAATACCGTTGTGATGGTTCGCTCCATGCGCCTCCTGGTTGAAGAAATGGAGAAGGAAGGCATGAACTACCCACTCCACCTCGGCGTAACCGAAGCCGGCGAAGGCGAAGATGGCAGAATCAAGAGTGCCGTAGGTATCGGTGCCCTCCTGGCTGATGGCATTGGCGATACCGTTCGTGTAAGCCTGAGCGAGGAACCGGCTGCAGAGATTCCTGTGGCACGCCATCTGGTAGATTACATCGGCAAGAAGAAGGGGCATCTGATGATTCCTGCCACAGCTTGTCCTTCATTCGACTGGCTGCGCCCTACCCGCCGCGAAACCGTGGCTGTAGTCAATATCGGCGGCAGCAACGTTCCGGTGGTTATCAGCAACCGAATCAACGGCGAGAGCACCGCTTGTGAGAACAAGGATGCTACTCCAGACTATATCTACATCGGCGGCAAGATGCCTAAGCAGTTTGTGGCTGGCCAGAGCTACATCGTAGATTACAACGTTTACGAGACGCTGAACAGCAAGCCAGAGACGACTGGTGCCAAACTCTACCCTATCTTCCCTGCCATGGCAATGCCGCTCATCGCCAGCATCAAGGCAGACGTCAAGTTCCTCACCCTGCAGTTTGGAACTCCTGCCGAGGAATATATCGCCTGTCTGAAGGCTCATCCTGAGGTGGTGGTTATCTGCGTAAGCAATCATCAGAACCGTCTGGGCGACCAGCGTGCATTGGTTCACGAGATGATGAATGCCGGCTTGAAGAACCCTGTGGTTTTTGCCGAGATGTACCAGCACGGCAAGGAGGAGAAGAGCGACTTCCAGCTGGAGGCTGCTGCTGATATGGGAGCCTTGATGATTGATGGTCTGACCGATGGTATCTGGCTGATGAACAATGGAGACATCCCTGCCCAGACAATAGATGAAACCGCTTTCGGTATTCTCCAGGCAGCCCGTCTGCGCACCAGCAAGACCGAGTATATCAGTTGTCCGGGATGCGGCAGAACCCTCTACGATCTTCGTGAAACCATCGCCAAGATCAAGGAGGCAACCAAGCATCTCAAGGGTCTGAAGATAGGTATCATGGGCTGTATCGTGAATGGTCCAGGCGAAATGGCGGATGCCGATTACGGCTACGTAGGTGCCGGTCCTAACCGAGTAAGCCTCTACCGCAAGCAGGTTTGCGTAGAAAAGAATATTCCGCAGGAGGTGGCAGTAGAGCATCTGCTCGCCCTCATCGACTCGGACAAGCAATAA
- the rpoN gene encoding RNA polymerase factor sigma-54, with translation MAQKLIQTQAQKLQQLQRLSAQQMLQVKLLEMPLTELEDSINAELDDNPALESENPDDMLNENVANDDSPADDEYGNSSDEDAYEAESEKEERKDELDQALESIGKDDQMPDYNTDRYNNQDSADYEEMVYGDTTSFYDKLKEQMDMQPLSDKEKEVMEYLIGSLDDDGLLRKDLDSICDELAIYHNIDVTEKDIEHVLHILQTFDPAGVGGRSLQECLLLQVKRLPRGVLRKTMEEVFTDYFDEFTKKHWDKIKAGLELNDTQVETLQAEIRKLNPKPGASMGETEGRNMQQITPDFIIDTNDDGTITFSLNRGNIPQLTVSPSFTDMIDTYRKHKDKMSRSDKEALLYAKEKVDKAQGFIEAIKQRRHTLIVTMKAIIDIQRQFFLDGDEADLKPMILKDVAERTGLDISTISRVSNVKYAQTKWGTFPLKFFFTDSYTTEDGEEMSTRKIKIALHDIIEKEDKKKPISDDALAKLLKEKGFPIARRTVAKYREQLGIPVARLRK, from the coding sequence ATGGCTCAAAAACTCATACAGACACAGGCACAGAAGTTACAGCAACTTCAAAGACTTTCAGCCCAGCAAATGCTGCAGGTGAAACTGTTGGAAATGCCGCTCACGGAACTGGAAGACAGTATCAATGCAGAACTGGACGATAATCCCGCTCTGGAAAGCGAGAACCCAGACGACATGCTCAACGAGAATGTCGCCAATGATGATTCGCCCGCAGATGATGAGTACGGCAACAGCAGCGATGAGGATGCCTACGAGGCTGAATCAGAAAAAGAAGAAAGAAAAGACGAACTGGACCAGGCACTGGAAAGCATCGGAAAAGACGACCAGATGCCTGACTACAATACAGACAGATACAACAACCAGGACAGCGCTGACTACGAAGAAATGGTTTACGGCGACACCACCTCTTTCTATGATAAGCTGAAGGAACAGATGGACATGCAGCCGCTCAGCGACAAGGAGAAGGAAGTAATGGAATATCTCATAGGTTCACTGGATGACGACGGACTGCTCCGCAAGGACCTGGACAGCATCTGCGATGAACTCGCTATCTATCACAACATCGATGTTACGGAAAAAGACATCGAGCACGTGCTCCACATTCTACAGACCTTCGACCCAGCCGGTGTAGGAGGAAGAAGTCTGCAGGAATGCCTCCTGCTGCAGGTTAAGAGACTGCCGAGAGGTGTGCTCCGCAAGACGATGGAAGAGGTGTTTACCGACTATTTTGACGAGTTTACCAAGAAACATTGGGACAAGATCAAGGCAGGACTGGAACTGAACGATACACAGGTAGAAACCCTGCAGGCAGAAATCAGAAAGCTGAACCCGAAACCGGGCGCATCGATGGGCGAAACAGAGGGAAGAAACATGCAGCAGATTACCCCCGACTTCATCATCGACACCAATGACGACGGAACGATTACATTCTCGCTGAACCGTGGCAACATTCCGCAACTGACGGTTTCGCCATCATTCACCGACATGATTGACACCTACAGGAAGCATAAAGACAAGATGAGCCGAAGCGACAAGGAAGCCCTGCTCTACGCCAAGGAAAAGGTGGACAAGGCACAGGGATTCATCGAAGCCATCAAGCAGAGAAGACATACCCTCATCGTCACCATGAAGGCAATTATCGACATACAGCGGCAGTTCTTCCTGGATGGAGACGAGGCTGACCTGAAACCGATGATTCTGAAGGATGTAGCAGAACGCACGGGACTGGACATCAGTACCATCTCGAGAGTGAGCAACGTGAAGTATGCCCAGACTAAATGGGGCACCTTCCCGCTGAAGTTCTTCTTCACAGACAGCTACACCACTGAAGACGGCGAAGAGATGTCTACCCGCAAAATCAAGATTGCCCTGCACGACATCATCGAGAAAGAAGACAAGAAAAAGCCGATCAGCGATGATGCACTTGCCAAACTGCTGAAGGAGAAGGGATTCCCTATCGCACGACGTACGGTGGCAAAATATAGGGAGCAACTGGGCATACCGGTGGCACGACTCAGGAAATAA
- a CDS encoding sensor histidine kinase, with protein MKTNRTKILSTTALIAVLCMQLFWMWNSFEMTVHQMGFETPWNLAPDVRAQALLAAFYESKFTVLTSLLTTVVIILSLIDQINYIDEQERVRLLREDFSYAMVHDMKSPLTSIIMGTKYLHSGVLEKKPEIKEKYFCIVEDEAQHLLALINRLLTISKLEHGKRSIQKAEIDLEAMIEDVVDKYKAKSAKPIQITTLFGATSALADEEYLKEAISNIVDNATKYSKEEINIQISTSENDRNVYIKIYDEGIGIAKSELKTIFNRFERAAEHERDARKTRGGFGIGLNYVLQVINAHGGKVSVKSEKGKWSEFTISLPK; from the coding sequence ATGAAAACGAATAGAACCAAAATACTCAGCACCACGGCGCTGATAGCCGTGCTCTGCATGCAGCTGTTCTGGATGTGGAACTCCTTCGAGATGACCGTTCACCAGATGGGGTTTGAAACACCCTGGAACCTGGCACCGGATGTCAGGGCACAGGCCCTGCTCGCAGCCTTTTACGAAAGCAAGTTCACCGTTCTCACCTCTCTCCTCACCACGGTGGTCATCATCCTGAGCCTTATCGACCAAATCAACTATATTGATGAGCAAGAAAGGGTTCGCCTGCTGCGCGAGGATTTCTCCTATGCAATGGTTCACGACATGAAGTCGCCGCTCACCTCCATCATCATGGGAACCAAATATCTGCACAGCGGCGTACTGGAGAAGAAGCCGGAAATAAAGGAGAAATATTTCTGTATCGTAGAAGACGAGGCACAGCATCTGCTGGCTCTCATCAACCGCCTACTTACCATCTCAAAACTGGAACATGGTAAACGGAGTATCCAGAAGGCTGAAATAGATCTGGAGGCGATGATAGAGGATGTGGTGGATAAATACAAGGCGAAATCGGCGAAACCGATTCAAATCACCACCCTATTCGGAGCCACTTCGGCACTGGCAGATGAAGAATATCTGAAGGAGGCTATCAGCAATATAGTAGATAACGCCACCAAATACTCGAAGGAAGAAATCAACATTCAGATTTCCACCTCCGAGAATGACAGAAATGTATATATCAAGATATACGATGAGGGTATCGGCATAGCCAAAAGTGAGTTGAAAACCATCTTCAACCGCTTTGAGCGTGCTGCTGAGCACGAAAGAGACGCCCGGAAGACCCGTGGCGGCTTCGGTATCGGCCTGAACTACGTGCTGCAGGTAATCAATGCCCATGGCGGCAAAGTAAGCGTAAAGAGCGAAAAAGGCAAATGGTCGGAGTTCACCATATCGCTGCCGAAATAA
- a CDS encoding Ig-like domain-containing domain has protein sequence MIQLNDIKSKLKANSLFLPFYVLAFLMLASCAKMGQPDGGWFDETPPKVIGASPADKGVNVKQKKVNIYFDEYIKVDNPTEKVVVSPPQLEVPEIKASGKHIQISLVDSLKPNTTYTIDFSDAISDNNEGNPMGNYTYSFSTGEVIDTMEVSGYVLESENLEPIKGILVGLYADHADSAFKTKPMLRVSRTDSRGRFVIKGVAPGSYRIYALQDMDGNYMFSQKSEKLAFSHDIIVPSSKPDVRQDTTWIDSLHIKSIDQVNYTHFLPDNVVLRAFTELVSDRFFLKAERQKANCFSLYYSYGDSILPQIKGLNFNEKDAFILEKSEKNDTLTYWLKDTALVNQDTLNIELTYRMTDSTGVLRNQTDTLEILSKEPYEKRMKAQAKELEKWTKKQEKLKKKGEPYDSVMAVKPLDVQMSVSSQLDPDKNVIFTFNTPLAKADTAGIHLYAKHDTLWYRAPMEFKPLGNRKYILRGEWRPDIEYSLEVDSAAFQDIYGLVSKPVKQGFKVNSLDTYGTLLINVTHDFDNHPLLVQLLNAQDQVVKEVKAVNGVAEFYYLKPEKYYMRLIVDRNGNGKWDTGCYDKDEQAEEVYYYPDVIECKAKWDLTESWDPTARELSRQKPGAITKQKPDKEKKVKNQNAQRAKKLGIEYIPKL, from the coding sequence ATGATTCAATTGAACGACATAAAGAGCAAGTTGAAGGCAAATTCACTGTTTCTGCCTTTCTACGTCTTAGCTTTCCTCATGTTGGCATCCTGTGCCAAGATGGGACAGCCGGATGGTGGTTGGTTCGACGAAACTCCTCCTAAGGTGATTGGAGCTTCGCCAGCCGATAAGGGCGTAAATGTGAAGCAGAAGAAGGTGAATATCTATTTCGACGAATATATCAAGGTAGATAATCCTACCGAGAAAGTGGTTGTTTCGCCTCCGCAGCTCGAAGTGCCTGAAATCAAGGCTTCGGGCAAGCATATTCAGATTTCTCTGGTAGATTCGCTTAAGCCGAATACTACCTATACCATCGACTTTTCCGATGCCATCAGCGATAATAACGAGGGCAATCCGATGGGAAACTATACCTACAGTTTCTCTACCGGAGAGGTCATCGATACGATGGAGGTGTCGGGATATGTGCTCGAATCAGAGAATCTGGAGCCTATCAAGGGTATTCTGGTAGGTCTTTACGCTGATCATGCCGATTCAGCCTTCAAGACCAAGCCTATGCTGCGTGTAAGCCGTACCGACAGCCGTGGTCGCTTCGTCATAAAAGGTGTGGCTCCGGGCTCTTACCGCATCTATGCCCTGCAGGATATGGATGGCAACTATATGTTCAGCCAGAAAAGCGAAAAACTCGCTTTTTCTCATGATATTATCGTGCCGTCAAGCAAGCCGGATGTACGACAGGATACTACATGGATTGATTCCTTGCATATCAAGTCGATAGATCAGGTTAATTATACTCATTTCCTACCGGATAATGTAGTACTCCGTGCCTTTACCGAACTGGTTTCCGACCGCTTCTTCCTCAAGGCAGAGCGTCAGAAGGCCAACTGTTTCTCGCTCTATTACAGTTATGGTGATTCTATCCTGCCACAGATCAAGGGCTTGAATTTTAATGAGAAAGATGCCTTTATTCTGGAAAAATCGGAGAAGAACGATACGCTTACCTATTGGCTCAAGGATACGGCGCTGGTCAACCAGGATACGCTGAATATAGAGCTTACTTACCGTATGACAGACAGTACGGGCGTGCTCCGCAACCAGACTGATACGCTCGAAATTCTTTCGAAGGAACCTTACGAAAAGCGTATGAAGGCGCAGGCTAAGGAACTGGAGAAATGGACCAAAAAGCAGGAAAAACTGAAGAAGAAGGGTGAACCTTATGATAGCGTGATGGCTGTAAAACCGCTTGATGTTCAGATGAGTGTCTCTTCTCAGCTCGATCCTGATAAGAATGTTATCTTCACCTTCAATACGCCGCTCGCCAAGGCCGATACGGCAGGCATTCATCTCTATGCCAAGCATGATACGCTATGGTATAGGGCGCCGATGGAGTTTAAGCCGCTGGGCAACCGCAAGTATATTCTGAGAGGCGAGTGGCGTCCGGACATAGAATATAGTTTGGAGGTTGATTCTGCCGCGTTCCAGGACATCTACGGACTTGTATCTAAACCTGTGAAACAGGGTTTCAAGGTCAATTCCCTGGATACTTACGGCACGCTGCTCATTAATGTAACTCACGATTTCGACAATCATCCGCTCCTCGTTCAGCTACTCAATGCGCAGGATCAGGTGGTGAAAGAAGTGAAGGCAGTGAACGGTGTAGCCGAATTCTATTATCTCAAGCCGGAGAAGTATTACATGCGTCTGATAGTAGACCGCAACGGCAACGGCAAGTGGGATACAGGCTGCTATGATAAGGATGAACAGGCAGAAGAGGTGTATTACTATCCAGACGTGATAGAATGCAAGGCTAAATGGGATTTAACTGAGAGTTGGGATCCTACGGCCCGTGAACTTTCCCGTCAGAAGCCTGGTGCCATTACCAAGCAGAAGCCTGATAAAGAAAAGAAAGTTAAGAACCAGAATGCGCAACGTGCCAAGAAACTTGGCATCGAGTACATTCCTAAATTATAA
- a CDS encoding C1 family peptidase → MERKNIITIGLALLVFAGCGYRQQRAGIPETDGGEDYLPEHIHLISTTPVKDQGNSELCWAYGMLATIESEHIMKGDSVNLSIAYIARMMLEEQALEYYFAQGKKNISLRGTAPMLIHYIDKYGAQPYDSYEDPKHVNYKVLCRKVQKLCDGAISQKAGISQLKEELNDLFDAEIGYMPAKAVHMLGAEYTPQEFAHSVCYPEEYVSLTSFSHHPYREYFALEIPDNRMHDAYLNLPLDELMLHIRKAVEKGHPVCWEGDISEPGFKEPRKNCVDIQPMERPVTQASRQKEFEQLRTTDDHVMEIIGTFMKGKQRFYVCRNSWGKNWGNKGLIYLSEDYLRLKTIAVFMSEDAYIMKMHI, encoded by the coding sequence ATGGAAAGAAAGAACATTATAACCATAGGACTCGCTCTGCTTGTATTCGCCGGTTGCGGATACAGACAGCAGCGAGCCGGTATCCCAGAGACAGATGGAGGCGAGGATTATCTTCCGGAGCATATCCACCTGATCAGTACTACGCCCGTCAAGGACCAGGGCAACAGCGAACTCTGCTGGGCATACGGCATGCTTGCCACCATCGAAAGCGAGCACATCATGAAGGGGGATTCCGTGAATCTCTCCATCGCCTACATAGCCCGCATGATGCTGGAAGAACAGGCACTGGAATATTACTTTGCACAGGGAAAGAAGAACATCAGCCTGCGCGGTACTGCTCCGATGCTGATACATTATATAGATAAGTATGGTGCACAACCTTACGACAGCTATGAAGATCCGAAGCACGTGAACTACAAGGTGCTCTGCCGCAAGGTGCAGAAACTGTGCGATGGCGCCATCTCGCAGAAAGCGGGCATCAGCCAGCTCAAAGAGGAACTGAACGACCTGTTTGACGCAGAAATAGGCTACATGCCTGCCAAGGCCGTACACATGCTGGGTGCCGAATATACCCCTCAAGAGTTTGCCCACAGCGTATGCTATCCCGAGGAGTATGTATCGCTCACCAGTTTCTCGCATCATCCTTACAGAGAATACTTTGCGCTCGAGATTCCCGATAACCGGATGCACGATGCCTATCTGAACCTTCCGCTCGACGAGCTGATGCTTCACATCAGGAAGGCGGTAGAAAAAGGACACCCGGTATGCTGGGAAGGTGACATCAGCGAACCTGGCTTCAAGGAACCAAGGAAGAACTGTGTAGACATACAGCCGATGGAACGCCCCGTGACCCAGGCATCGCGACAGAAGGAGTTTGAACAGCTTCGCACCACCGATGATCATGTGATGGAAATCATAGGTACCTTCATGAAAGGCAAGCAGAGATTCTACGTCTGCCGCAATTCATGGGGCAAGAACTGGGGCAACAAGGGACTCATCTACCTATCGGAAGACTATCTGCGCCTCAAGACCATCGCCGTGTTCATGAGCGAAGATGCATATATAATGAAGATGCATATATAA
- the purE gene encoding 5-(carboxyamino)imidazole ribonucleotide mutase: MKPLVSIIMGSTSDLPVMEKACKWLNDNQIPFEVNALSAHRTPDAVESFAKGAKERGVKVIIAAAGMAAALPGVIAASTPLPVIGVPIKGMLDGLDAMLSIIQMPPGIPVATVGVNAAQNAAILAAEMIALADEEVAQKVEAWKAGLGAKIEKANKDLAEVKYDFKCN, translated from the coding sequence ATGAAACCATTAGTAAGCATTATTATGGGCAGTACAAGCGATCTGCCTGTTATGGAAAAAGCATGTAAGTGGTTGAACGACAACCAGATTCCTTTCGAGGTTAATGCCCTCTCTGCTCACCGCACTCCAGATGCAGTAGAGTCATTCGCCAAGGGAGCCAAGGAGCGTGGCGTGAAGGTTATCATCGCTGCTGCCGGTATGGCTGCCGCCCTTCCTGGTGTTATCGCAGCATCTACTCCTCTGCCAGTAATCGGCGTGCCTATCAAGGGTATGCTCGATGGTCTTGATGCCATGCTCAGCATCATCCAGATGCCTCCTGGCATTCCTGTAGCTACTGTTGGTGTGAATGCGGCTCAGAACGCTGCCATCCTCGCTGCTGAAATGATTGCCCTTGCCGACGAGGAAGTGGCTCAGAAGGTAGAGGCTTGGAAGGCGGGTCTCGGTGCCAAGATCGAGAAGGCCAACAAGGACCTGGCTGAGGTGAAATACGACTTCAAGTGTAATTAA
- a CDS encoding phosphatase PAP2 family protein, which produces MKEKNIILTARIMSMIFTPFYLPMVGLIALFIFSYMSLLPIGYKLVMLGMVYLLTVVAPSLLIHLYRMVQGWTSRELGKKERRIVPYILSIVCYFGCFFWMEYRNTPRVISIIVVVALAIQMICAFINVWWKISTHTAAIGGVAGALVSYSVAFNFNPLWWLCLVLMMAGAVGSARMILRQHTLSQVVAGFLIGTACAILVI; this is translated from the coding sequence ATGAAAGAGAAGAATATCATATTGACAGCACGCATCATGAGCATGATCTTCACGCCCTTCTATCTGCCGATGGTAGGACTGATTGCTCTGTTCATCTTCAGTTATATGTCGCTGTTACCGATAGGATACAAACTGGTGATGCTGGGCATGGTCTATCTCCTGACCGTCGTAGCTCCATCGCTACTCATCCACCTCTACCGCATGGTTCAAGGCTGGACCTCGCGTGAGCTGGGCAAGAAGGAGCGTCGTATTGTGCCTTACATCCTCTCTATCGTATGTTACTTCGGCTGTTTTTTCTGGATGGAATACCGCAATACGCCTCGCGTCATCAGTATCATCGTAGTGGTAGCGCTGGCGATACAGATGATTTGCGCCTTCATCAATGTATGGTGGAAGATCAGCACCCATACGGCAGCCATCGGAGGTGTGGCAGGAGCTCTGGTGTCTTATTCTGTAGCCTTCAATTTCAATCCGCTGTGGTGGCTCTGCCTTGTGCTGATGATGGCAGGCGCAGTAGGAAGTGCCCGCATGATACTCCGACAACATACGCTGTCACAGGTAGTTGCAGGATTTCTGATAGGCACCGCCTGTGCTATATTAGTAATATAA
- a CDS encoding DUF3108 domain-containing protein — protein sequence MKTIKSFGIALLLLLVSTTVSAQCTFRNTAFKSGEFLTYNLYYNWKFVWVKAGNASMSIVQTTRHGKPAYRGSLVTRGNKRVDDIFVLRDTLLCYSGTDMAPMYFRKGAHEGKRYTVDEVFYSYSGGRCHLKQHRQQHDGKHVWKNATYDDCVFDMMNIFLRARSFDPANWKKGYTVKFPIADGKNRTPAQIKFDGKVTIKADNGVKYRCLRLAYMEYENRKYKRIVDFYVTDDENHIPIRLDMFLKFGAAKAFLVGMKGVRNPVSSIVK from the coding sequence ATGAAAACGATCAAATCATTCGGGATAGCATTATTGCTACTTCTGGTCAGCACTACGGTGTCTGCCCAGTGTACCTTCCGTAATACAGCCTTCAAGTCGGGTGAGTTCCTTACTTACAATCTGTATTACAATTGGAAGTTTGTTTGGGTAAAAGCTGGTAATGCCAGTATGTCTATCGTCCAAACCACCCGTCATGGTAAGCCTGCTTATCGCGGTTCTCTTGTTACAAGAGGCAATAAGCGTGTAGATGATATCTTTGTGCTTCGCGACACTCTGCTCTGCTACAGCGGCACCGATATGGCGCCTATGTATTTCCGTAAGGGAGCTCACGAGGGCAAGCGCTATACGGTAGATGAGGTATTCTACAGCTATTCTGGCGGTAGGTGTCATCTCAAACAGCACCGTCAGCAGCATGATGGTAAGCATGTATGGAAGAATGCCACCTACGATGATTGTGTTTTTGACATGATGAACATCTTCCTGCGTGCCCGCAGTTTCGATCCTGCCAACTGGAAGAAGGGTTATACCGTAAAATTCCCTATTGCTGATGGAAAGAACCGCACTCCAGCTCAGATAAAGTTTGATGGTAAGGTTACCATCAAGGCAGATAATGGTGTGAAGTACCGTTGCCTGCGCCTTGCCTATATGGAGTATGAGAATCGCAAGTATAAGAGAATCGTAGATTTCTATGTAACCGATGATGAGAATCATATTCCTATCCGTTTGGATATGTTCCTCAAGTTTGGTGCTGCCAAGGCATTCCTCGTAGGAATGAAGGGTGTGAGAAATCCGGTTTCTTCAATCGTGAAATAA
- a CDS encoding response regulator transcription factor, with protein sequence MANTKLLLVEDDENLAYMEKSCFEDIIGGYEVKTAVNGKEGLKVWQDFQPDVIVSDIDMHIMDGIEMVKKIREVDGKTIILFTTGLTSPKDLKAGYAAGANNYVKKPFIPEELDAHIHSLLQLKAGARSENASNQIKLGKYILDADHATLKDTQDGKQKMLTAREAKILELLAVNKNEVVRREAVLNRFWGVEDKDYFASRSLDVFIKKIRTALEDEPGVELKTIRGVGFKLIAE encoded by the coding sequence ATGGCAAATACTAAACTGCTCCTGGTAGAGGATGATGAAAACCTCGCCTATATGGAGAAAAGTTGCTTCGAAGATATCATAGGAGGATATGAGGTGAAAACCGCCGTAAACGGCAAGGAAGGACTGAAGGTGTGGCAAGACTTTCAGCCCGATGTTATCGTATCTGATATCGACATGCACATCATGGACGGAATAGAAATGGTGAAGAAAATACGCGAGGTTGACGGAAAAACCATAATTCTGTTTACCACCGGACTCACCTCGCCGAAAGACCTGAAGGCAGGTTATGCCGCCGGGGCCAACAACTATGTGAAGAAGCCGTTTATTCCGGAAGAGCTTGATGCTCATATACATAGCCTGCTCCAACTGAAAGCCGGAGCCCGCAGCGAAAACGCCAGCAACCAGATAAAACTGGGTAAATACATTCTAGATGCCGACCATGCTACTCTGAAAGATACGCAGGATGGTAAACAGAAAATGCTCACCGCACGAGAGGCAAAGATTCTGGAACTGCTGGCAGTAAACAAAAACGAGGTGGTGCGCCGCGAAGCCGTATTGAACCGGTTCTGGGGCGTGGAAGACAAAGACTATTTTGCTTCCAGAAGTTTGGATGTATTCATCAAGAAAATCCGCACAGCGCTGGAAGACGAACCGGGCGTAGAACTGAAAACCATCAGAGGTGTGGGATTCAAACTCATCGCAGAATAG